Below is a genomic region from Pirellulales bacterium.
ACGTACCTCCGGATTCGTGCGTGGCGCCGCTCAGCGCATCGTCGGGCCGTCGAGTAAGGATTTGGCACGAATCAACTCCCCCAAAGACCACGCTTGGAATGGGCATCCGCGCGGTGTGTGGGGCGGATCGCCGTCAGCGATTTCGGGAAGATGCCTCAGTCCCGCGCTATCCAGACGATCGAGCAATGGCTGCAAGAACCTGGCCCTGGCTTCGGTGCGGACCTGGGGCGAGTCGCCGCGCACGCGCACCCAGGCTTCGATGAAAGGACCGGCCAGCCACGGCCAAACAGTTCCCTGGTGATAAGCCGCATCCCGTTCCCTAACGCCGCCGACGTAGTGCGGCGCATAAGCGGGATCAGCCGGGTCGAGCGTGCGCAGGCCGAGCGGCGTCCACAAGCGTTCTTCCACCAGGTCGACGACGCGGCGCGCCCGTTTGACATCCAGCAAATTCTCCGGCAATCCGCCGACGGCGAAGATCTGATTCGGCCGGATCGTGGCATCGACCTGGCCGGAGTGATGGTCGACATCGACGACGTCGTACAAGCAACCGAGCGACTCATTCCAAAGGCGGTTTTGAAACGATTTCAACCCGCGCGCGTAGACGCCGCTCCACTGACCGTCGGATTCTGCGCCGATCTTGAGCGCCGCGAGCCACAGTGCCTCGACCTCGACCGGCTTGCCGATCCGCGGCGTGACGACCCAGTCGCCGATTCTGGCGTCCATCCACGTCAATTGCTCACCGGGGACGCCGGCGCACAACAGGCCGTCGGCGTCACAACGAATCCCGTAGCGGGTGCCCCGAAAGTACCCCGTCAAGATCGCCTGCACGGCCCCGCGCAGTTCTTGGACGAGCGCCGGGGGAGCAGGGGGGCTGCCGGTCTGGCTCCGTTTAAGAAAATCGCCGACGGCGACAACGTACCACAGCGATGCGTCGACCGAATTATATTCGGGCGCGCCGCCTTGATCGGG
It encodes:
- a CDS encoding amylo-alpha-1,6-glucosidase — protein: ERLRSFTDDPWPCWVWELAPGVTITQELFVPHEISACVLIWTLVGGKPTRSQSAANLVIRPFLSGRDYHGSHHENQAFRFEAQPQPLGVTWKPYEAMPAVTALSNGAYRAEPFWYRNFLYTQERERGLDCVEDLGSPGTFSIDLRQPGVLIFAAQPSVPALTQLGGSAAEIARTLAKRERTRRGKFASRLARSADAYLVRRDCAASADGRTSNSLTIIAGYPWFADWGRDTFIALRGLCLAVGRMNEAAEILAAWAGTISEGMLPNRFPDQGGAPEYNSVDASLWYVVAVGDFLKRSQTGSPPAPPALVQELRGAVQAILTGYFRGTRYGIRCDADGLLCAGVPGEQLTWMDARIGDWVVTPRIGKPVEVEALWLAALKIGAESDGQWSGVYARGLKSFQNRLWNESLGCLYDVVDVDHHSGQVDATIRPNQIFAVGGLPENLLDVKRARRVVDLVEERLWTPLGLRTLDPADPAYAPHYVGGVRERDAAYHQGTVWPWLAGPFIEAWVRVRGDSPQVRTEARARFLQPLLDRLDSAGLRHLPEIADGDPPHTPRGCPFQAWSLGELIRAKSLLDGPTMR